The Catenulispora sp. EB89 genome includes a region encoding these proteins:
- a CDS encoding TetR/AcrR family transcriptional regulator, with amino-acid sequence MRADALRNRERLVEVAQSAFATHGIETSLEEIARQAGVGIGTLYRRFPRREDLIAAVLAERYLKLAECAQTLAERREDADAAVTEWLTLLIEHMAIYRGLSLAVKEAIHDQSTALGQTCKEMMDAGTRLLERGQQADAFRSDVTFWDVMSLCSGIVTAVERRAEKPVDSGVPPVNPYLLLDVVLRGLRKQDA; translated from the coding sequence GTGAGGGCTGACGCGCTCCGCAACCGCGAGCGCCTCGTCGAGGTCGCCCAGTCGGCGTTCGCGACCCACGGGATCGAGACGTCCCTGGAGGAGATCGCGCGCCAGGCGGGTGTGGGAATCGGGACACTCTACCGCCGGTTCCCCCGGCGCGAGGATCTCATCGCCGCCGTTCTGGCCGAGCGCTACCTGAAGCTCGCCGAATGCGCCCAGACCCTCGCCGAGCGCCGCGAGGACGCCGACGCGGCGGTCACCGAGTGGCTGACGCTGCTGATCGAGCACATGGCGATCTACCGCGGCCTGTCGCTGGCGGTGAAAGAGGCCATCCACGACCAGAGCACCGCGCTCGGGCAGACATGTAAAGAAATGATGGACGCCGGGACCCGGCTGCTGGAGCGCGGGCAGCAGGCCGACGCGTTCCGCTCGGACGTCACCTTCTGGGACGTGATGTCGCTGTGCTCCGGCATCGTCACGGCCGTGGAGCGGCGCGCCGAGAAGCCGGTCGACTCCGGCGTGCCGCCGGTGAACCCGTACCTGCTGCTCGATGTGGTGCTGCGGGGGCTGCGCAAGCAGGACGCTTAG
- a CDS encoding 2'-5' RNA ligase family protein, which translates to MGGVSDPLAATFAGANPFASGARGADTVTIGVAVPIPEPYGTELQKWRASFHDPMALAIPTHVTLLPPSEVDREDLPGIEDHLAKAASSGRPFSMLLQGTGTFRPISPVTFVRVAQGAEECAATEALVRSGILAGEARFPYHPHVTVAHELPEDALSRAQDTLAGYEARFPITGFALYLHGDDGVWRVRRLFPYGG; encoded by the coding sequence GTGGGCGGCGTGTCGGATCCGCTCGCGGCGACCTTCGCCGGGGCCAATCCCTTCGCGTCCGGGGCCCGGGGGGCGGACACCGTGACCATCGGCGTCGCGGTCCCGATCCCCGAGCCGTACGGCACCGAACTGCAGAAGTGGCGCGCGTCGTTCCACGACCCGATGGCCCTGGCGATCCCGACGCACGTGACCCTCCTGCCGCCGAGCGAGGTCGACCGCGAGGACCTGCCGGGCATCGAGGACCACCTGGCCAAGGCGGCGTCCTCCGGCCGGCCGTTCTCGATGCTGCTGCAGGGCACCGGCACCTTCCGCCCGATCTCCCCGGTGACCTTCGTCCGGGTGGCCCAGGGCGCCGAGGAGTGCGCCGCCACCGAGGCCCTGGTCCGCTCCGGCATACTCGCGGGCGAGGCGCGCTTCCCGTACCACCCGCACGTGACGGTGGCCCACGAACTCCCCGAGGACGCGCTCAGCCGCGCCCAGGACACGCTCGCGGGCTACGAGGCCCGCTTCCCGATCACCGGGTTCGCGCTCTACCTGCACGGCGACGACGGCGTGTGGCGGGTCCGGCGGTTGTTCCCCTACGGGGGCTGA
- a CDS encoding MFS transporter, giving the protein MTCQLMLVLDATIVNIALPKIQTSLKFSDANLSWVLNAYTLAFGGLLLLGGRAGDIFGRRRMFVSGVILFTAASFIGGLAVDSTMLLASRALQGVGAAMAGPSMLALIITTFPEGAPRVKAMSLFTAVSSAGGSVGLLLGGMLTTWGSWRLVMYINVPIGAVAAIAAARLLNESQRVQGKIDYLGAITSVTGMGSLVYGFINASEHGWSNATTIGVFAAAVVLLTAFVFIESRVEFPVFPLRLLRNSTRARSYGSYVLLVGAMFSMFFFMPQFMQEVLAYSPMRAGLAFLPLTATLFAVSRFIPRLLPRFGPRPLIVLGTALISGALLWLSQVSIHTGFVSGLLVPFLMFGLGGGIAFSPIALNIMNGLSPRDSGAGSGLMQACQQIGGALGIAVLVTIFTSSMKGSHDPNPKVNFTHGLGTGLTVGAGIALAVCLISMTLRPKPAAAPSGPAPVLE; this is encoded by the coding sequence GTGACCTGCCAGCTGATGCTGGTCCTCGACGCCACCATCGTCAACATAGCCCTGCCGAAGATCCAGACCTCGCTCAAGTTCTCCGACGCGAACCTGTCGTGGGTGCTGAACGCCTACACGCTCGCCTTCGGCGGCCTGCTGCTGCTCGGCGGCCGCGCCGGCGACATCTTCGGGCGGCGGCGGATGTTCGTGTCCGGAGTCATCCTGTTCACCGCGGCCTCCTTCATCGGCGGGCTCGCGGTCGACTCCACCATGCTGCTGGCCTCCCGGGCGTTGCAGGGCGTGGGTGCGGCGATGGCCGGACCGAGCATGCTGGCCCTGATCATCACCACCTTCCCCGAGGGCGCGCCGCGCGTGAAGGCGATGAGCCTGTTCACCGCGGTCTCCAGCGCCGGCGGCTCGGTCGGCCTGCTGCTCGGCGGCATGCTGACCACCTGGGGCTCGTGGCGGCTGGTCATGTACATCAACGTGCCGATCGGCGCGGTCGCCGCGATCGCTGCGGCCCGGTTGCTGAACGAGTCCCAACGGGTGCAGGGCAAGATCGACTACCTCGGCGCGATCACCTCGGTCACCGGCATGGGCAGCCTGGTCTACGGGTTCATCAACGCCTCCGAGCACGGCTGGAGCAACGCAACCACCATCGGGGTGTTCGCCGCCGCGGTGGTGCTGCTGACCGCGTTCGTGTTCATCGAGTCCCGCGTCGAGTTCCCGGTGTTCCCGCTGCGCCTGCTGCGGAACTCCACCAGGGCCCGGAGCTACGGCTCCTATGTGCTGCTGGTCGGCGCGATGTTCTCGATGTTCTTCTTCATGCCGCAGTTCATGCAGGAGGTGCTGGCGTACTCGCCGATGCGCGCGGGCCTGGCATTCCTGCCGCTGACCGCGACCCTGTTCGCGGTCTCCCGCTTCATCCCCAGGCTGCTCCCCCGCTTCGGCCCGCGTCCGCTGATCGTCCTCGGTACCGCGCTGATCTCCGGCGCGCTGCTCTGGCTGTCGCAGGTCTCGATCCACACCGGCTTCGTCAGCGGCCTGCTGGTGCCGTTCCTGATGTTCGGCCTCGGCGGCGGCATCGCGTTCAGCCCGATCGCGCTGAACATCATGAACGGGCTGTCGCCGCGCGACTCCGGCGCCGGCTCCGGGCTGATGCAGGCCTGCCAGCAGATCGGCGGCGCGCTGGGCATCGCGGTGCTGGTCACCATCTTCACCTCGTCGATGAAGGGCAGCCACGACCCGAACCCGAAGGTCAACTTCACGCACGGTCTGGGCACCGGCCTGACGGTCGGCGCGGGGATCGCGCTGGCGGTGTGCCTGATCTCGATGACGCTGCGGCCGAAGCCGGCGGCGGCGCCTTCGGGGCCGGCGCCTGTTCTGGAGTAG
- the ddaH gene encoding dimethylargininase produces MIPETLLAPSAAQRVAIPRRYLMCPPDHFAVTYSINPWMHPDEPVDASLAARQWEALRDAYMDLGHQVETIKPIEGLPDMVFAANGATVVGGKVLGASFRNEERQAEGPAYMEWFRKNGFAEIHDPQFINEGEGDFLYAGDWILAGHGFRSDPNAHLEAQEFFGMPVIGLRLVDPRYYHLDTAIAVLDKETIAYYPEAFSPGSQAVLRTLYPDAVVATAEDAAVFGLNAVSDGLHVLLPQAATGLAARLAERGYQPIGVDLSELLKAGGSVKCCTLELRS; encoded by the coding sequence ATGATCCCCGAGACACTCCTCGCGCCTTCGGCGGCACAGCGCGTGGCGATCCCGCGCCGGTATCTCATGTGCCCGCCGGACCACTTCGCGGTCACCTACTCGATCAACCCCTGGATGCACCCGGACGAACCGGTCGACGCCTCGCTGGCCGCGCGCCAGTGGGAGGCCCTGCGTGACGCCTACATGGACCTCGGCCACCAGGTGGAGACCATCAAGCCGATCGAGGGCCTGCCGGACATGGTGTTCGCGGCCAACGGCGCGACCGTCGTGGGCGGCAAGGTGCTCGGCGCCTCCTTCCGCAACGAGGAACGCCAGGCCGAGGGCCCGGCCTACATGGAGTGGTTCCGCAAGAACGGCTTCGCCGAGATCCACGACCCGCAGTTCATCAACGAGGGCGAGGGCGACTTCCTCTACGCCGGCGACTGGATCCTGGCCGGCCACGGCTTCCGGTCCGACCCGAACGCGCACCTGGAGGCGCAGGAGTTCTTCGGGATGCCGGTGATCGGGCTGCGCCTGGTCGACCCGCGCTACTACCACCTGGACACGGCGATCGCGGTGCTCGACAAGGAGACCATCGCCTACTACCCCGAGGCCTTCTCGCCGGGTTCGCAGGCCGTCCTGCGCACGCTGTACCCGGACGCGGTCGTGGCCACCGCCGAGGACGCCGCCGTCTTCGGGCTGAACGCGGTCTCCGACGGCCTGCACGTCCTGCTGCCGCAGGCCGCCACGGGCCTGGCGGCCCGGCTCGCCGAGCGCGGCTACCAGCCGATCGGCGTGGACCTGTCCGAACTGCTCAAGGCGGGCGGCTCGGTCAAGTGCTGCACGCTGGAGCTCAGAAGCTGA
- a CDS encoding phosphatase PAP2 family protein: MLTEPRHAVVQHRAQAADDRPRVSVLRWSGVVSLGVFVLLAIIVATKASRGTDQSIDDSLNRFALRDSGVADFFKAVTNAGSPTVTLGLGILVAVAFYAMRMRTSAYFAAASVVGAYAIAYVAKKGVDRHRPVWDAAHTISTESGASFPSGHATGTSALAAVLILAAVPLLAGLAARRAVAAVLVLYVMVIAVSRPVLGVHFPTDVLAGAALGAGWTLLCASVLRPWRDRPSAG, encoded by the coding sequence ATGCTCACCGAACCCCGGCACGCCGTCGTCCAGCACCGTGCGCAGGCCGCCGACGACCGCCCCCGAGTGTCCGTCCTGCGCTGGTCGGGAGTGGTGTCCCTGGGCGTCTTCGTCCTGCTGGCTATCATCGTCGCGACCAAGGCGTCCCGGGGCACGGACCAGTCGATCGACGACTCGCTGAACCGGTTCGCGCTGCGCGACTCCGGGGTTGCCGACTTCTTCAAGGCGGTCACCAACGCCGGCTCGCCGACCGTGACGCTGGGCCTCGGGATCCTCGTCGCGGTCGCGTTCTATGCGATGCGGATGCGGACCTCGGCATATTTCGCCGCCGCCTCGGTGGTCGGCGCCTACGCGATCGCCTACGTCGCCAAGAAGGGCGTCGACCGCCACCGCCCGGTCTGGGACGCCGCGCACACGATCTCCACAGAATCCGGCGCCTCGTTCCCCTCCGGGCACGCCACCGGCACCTCGGCCCTGGCCGCGGTGCTGATCCTGGCGGCGGTTCCGCTGCTGGCCGGCCTGGCTGCCCGCCGGGCCGTCGCGGCCGTGCTGGTGCTGTACGTGATGGTCATCGCCGTGTCGCGTCCGGTCCTCGGCGTCCACTTCCCGACCGACGTCCTGGCGGGGGCCGCGCTGGGCGCCGGCTGGACGCTCTTGTGCGCCTCCGTGCTGCGGCCTTGGAGGGACCGGCCGTCCGCTGGCTGA
- the fdxA gene encoding ferredoxin, producing MTYVIALPCVDVKDKACIEECPVDCIYEGERMLYIHPDECVDCGACEPVCPVEAIFYEDDTPEQWKDYYKANVEFFDDLGSPGGASKMGLIEKDHPLVSALPPQAEGES from the coding sequence GTGACTTACGTCATCGCCCTGCCCTGCGTGGACGTGAAGGACAAGGCCTGCATCGAGGAGTGCCCTGTCGATTGCATCTACGAGGGCGAGCGCATGCTCTACATCCACCCGGACGAGTGCGTCGACTGCGGCGCCTGCGAGCCGGTGTGCCCCGTCGAGGCGATCTTCTACGAGGACGACACCCCGGAGCAGTGGAAGGACTACTACAAGGCCAACGTGGAGTTCTTCGACGACCTCGGCTCCCCCGGTGGCGCCTCCAAGATGGGTCTGATCGAGAAGGACCACCCTCTGGTGTCCGCCCTGCCGCCGCAGGCCGAGGGCGAGAGCTGA
- a CDS encoding MFS transporter: MTSPLRRNRSFLVLCADQVAGSVGRQITAVALPLTAVVRLHAGPFGASALMALTFLPGAVLSPFVGLLVDRSRLRRLLIALTVAQGLLLAVVPVADASGWLSWAVLYAVALGSGTFATTLTVALQAALPRAVAADQLLDANVGLSGARTAGQIGGPAIGGLFVAWFGTSDALLGDSVAFAVEAVLLCLLPAALNVAGARKTEREPWLQGVREGFRVIADDHVLRRQVTAAGALNFGGAVTGGFFVFYATDKLHLRSWQLGVTFAVFATASALGVLVTKRVAKGFGLAESVKYCAVGAAAALFLMPAAALGLPFETLIAYQFAFGLLATVWAIAMTTARQLAAPPEMQGRVAAFQQAAVFGAIPAGALLGGFAAGRVGVAPVQVAGAVVALAGAGTLWLPSGSLSARAGWRHPESGIRGYEAADR, translated from the coding sequence ATGACGTCACCCCTTCGCCGCAATCGCTCGTTCCTCGTGCTGTGCGCGGACCAGGTGGCCGGGTCGGTGGGGCGGCAGATAACCGCGGTCGCGCTGCCGCTGACCGCGGTGGTGCGGCTGCACGCCGGGCCGTTCGGAGCCTCGGCACTCATGGCTTTGACATTCCTGCCGGGCGCGGTGCTCAGTCCGTTCGTCGGCTTGCTGGTGGACCGGTCGCGGTTGCGGCGGCTGCTGATCGCGCTGACGGTCGCGCAGGGGCTGTTGCTGGCGGTGGTGCCGGTCGCGGACGCATCCGGGTGGCTCTCGTGGGCTGTGCTGTACGCGGTGGCCCTGGGATCGGGGACGTTCGCGACGACGCTGACCGTCGCCTTGCAGGCCGCGTTGCCGCGCGCGGTCGCAGCGGATCAGTTGCTCGACGCGAATGTCGGCTTGTCGGGGGCGCGGACCGCGGGGCAGATCGGCGGGCCGGCGATCGGCGGGCTGTTCGTGGCCTGGTTCGGGACGTCCGACGCGCTGTTGGGCGACAGCGTGGCCTTCGCGGTGGAGGCGGTCCTGCTGTGCCTGCTGCCGGCGGCGTTGAACGTCGCGGGGGCGCGGAAAACGGAGCGGGAGCCGTGGTTGCAGGGTGTGCGCGAGGGATTCCGCGTCATCGCCGACGACCACGTGTTGCGGCGCCAAGTCACCGCGGCCGGGGCGCTGAACTTCGGCGGTGCGGTGACCGGAGGCTTCTTCGTGTTCTACGCCACCGACAAGCTGCATCTGCGGAGCTGGCAGCTGGGTGTCACGTTCGCGGTGTTCGCGACCGCGTCAGCGTTGGGGGTGCTGGTGACCAAACGGGTGGCGAAGGGCTTCGGGCTGGCTGAGTCGGTGAAGTACTGCGCGGTCGGTGCGGCCGCGGCGCTGTTCCTGATGCCGGCCGCGGCGTTGGGGCTGCCGTTCGAGACGTTGATCGCGTACCAGTTCGCGTTCGGGCTGCTCGCCACGGTGTGGGCCATCGCGATGACCACGGCGCGGCAGCTCGCGGCGCCGCCGGAGATGCAGGGCCGGGTCGCGGCCTTCCAGCAGGCCGCGGTGTTCGGGGCGATCCCGGCCGGCGCGTTGCTCGGCGGGTTCGCCGCGGGGCGGGTCGGGGTCGCGCCGGTCCAGGTGGCCGGAGCCGTTGTAGCGCTGGCCGGTGCCGGGACCTTGTGGCTGCCGAGCGGCAGTCTGAGTGCGCGTGCCGGGTGGCGGCATCCGGAATCAGGGATCCGGGGCTACGAAGCCGCGGACCGCTAA
- the trpS gene encoding tryptophan--tRNA ligase, with protein MGPMAAAPQSSGRKRVFSGIQPTADSFHVGNYLGAIRQWVPLQETHETIYCVVDLHAITVEQDPKLLRQRTRVAAAQLMAAGIDPGRSTLFVQSHVPEHAQLAWVLTCMTGFGEASRMTQFKDKSGKQGTTNTNVGLFTYPMLMAADVLLYNADEVPVGEDQRQHLELTRDLAQRFNGRYGDYFTVPDPYIIKATGKITDLQDPGAKMSKSASSPAGIIELLDDPKVSAKKIRSAVTDTEREIRYDEENKAGVSNLLSIYAALDGRSIPELETAYEGKGYGDLKKDLAEVFVDFVTPFRERTQAILAEPDKLDAVLAEGAAKARTIATRTLSEVYDRVGFLPAAGN; from the coding sequence ATGGGGCCCATGGCAGCCGCTCCCCAGTCCTCCGGTCGCAAGCGCGTCTTCTCCGGCATCCAGCCGACCGCCGACTCGTTCCACGTCGGGAACTACCTCGGCGCGATCCGGCAGTGGGTGCCCCTGCAGGAGACCCACGAGACCATCTACTGCGTCGTGGACCTGCACGCGATCACGGTCGAGCAGGACCCGAAGCTGCTGCGCCAGCGCACCCGGGTGGCCGCGGCGCAGCTGATGGCGGCCGGGATCGACCCCGGGCGCAGCACCTTGTTCGTGCAGAGCCACGTGCCCGAGCACGCGCAGCTGGCCTGGGTCCTGACCTGCATGACCGGCTTCGGCGAGGCCAGCCGGATGACCCAGTTCAAGGACAAATCGGGCAAGCAGGGCACCACCAACACCAACGTGGGCCTGTTCACCTACCCGATGCTGATGGCCGCCGACGTGCTGCTGTACAACGCCGACGAGGTCCCGGTCGGCGAGGACCAGCGCCAGCACCTGGAGCTCACCCGGGACCTGGCGCAGCGCTTCAACGGCCGCTACGGCGACTACTTCACGGTCCCGGACCCGTACATCATCAAGGCCACCGGCAAGATCACCGACCTGCAGGACCCGGGCGCGAAGATGTCGAAGTCGGCCTCCTCGCCGGCCGGCATCATCGAGCTGCTGGACGATCCGAAGGTCTCGGCCAAGAAGATCCGCTCCGCGGTCACCGACACCGAGCGCGAGATCCGCTACGACGAGGAGAACAAGGCGGGCGTCTCCAACCTGCTGTCGATCTACGCGGCGCTGGACGGCCGGAGCATCCCCGAACTGGAGACCGCCTACGAGGGCAAGGGCTACGGCGACCTGAAGAAGGACCTGGCCGAGGTCTTCGTCGACTTCGTGACCCCGTTCCGGGAGCGTACGCAGGCCATCCTGGCCGAGCCGGACAAGCTCGACGCGGTCCTGGCCGAGGGCGCCGCCAAGGCCCGCACCATCGCGACCCGGACCCTGTCCGAGGTCTACGACCGAGTCGGGTTCCTGCCCGCGGCGGGGAACTGA
- the dapC gene encoding succinyldiaminopimelate transaminase yields the protein MRKLPDFPWDRLAPAKARAGQHPDGIVDLSVGTPVDSVPAVVQDALRTGSDAPGYPLTHGTPALREAAVGWMARRLGVTGTAPAAVLPVIGTKELVAWLPTLLGLGPGDQVAIPSVAYPTYDVGARIAGADTLVAAPEDAADLIRARRPKLIWLNSPANPNGRVAPAAELRAVVEAARESGTVVASDECYIELAWESEPVSLLHPDICGGSHAGLLAVHSLSKRSNLAGYRAGFVTGDPALVADLLEVRKHAGLIMPQPVQDAMTAALTDDVHAAEQKERYRRRRQVLREALERAGFRIDHSEAGLYLWSTRDEDCWSTVDWLSERGILVAPGDFYGEAGARHVRVALTATDERVAAAAARLTVA from the coding sequence ATGCGGAAGCTCCCTGACTTCCCGTGGGACCGGCTCGCGCCCGCCAAGGCACGGGCCGGCCAACACCCGGACGGGATCGTCGACCTGTCCGTCGGCACGCCTGTCGACTCGGTGCCGGCCGTCGTCCAAGACGCGCTGCGCACCGGGTCCGACGCGCCCGGCTACCCGCTCACCCACGGCACCCCCGCCCTGCGCGAGGCGGCGGTCGGCTGGATGGCGCGCCGGCTCGGCGTGACCGGAACCGCCCCGGCGGCCGTGCTGCCGGTGATCGGCACCAAGGAACTGGTGGCCTGGCTCCCGACGCTGCTGGGCCTGGGCCCCGGCGACCAGGTGGCCATCCCGTCGGTGGCCTACCCGACCTACGACGTCGGCGCCCGGATCGCCGGCGCCGACACCCTCGTGGCCGCCCCGGAGGACGCTGCGGACCTGATCCGCGCGCGCCGCCCGAAACTCATCTGGCTCAACTCCCCGGCCAACCCGAACGGCCGGGTCGCCCCCGCCGCCGAGCTGCGCGCCGTGGTCGAGGCGGCCCGGGAGTCCGGGACCGTCGTGGCCTCCGACGAGTGCTACATCGAGCTGGCCTGGGAATCCGAGCCGGTCTCGCTGCTGCACCCGGACATCTGCGGCGGCAGCCACGCGGGCCTGCTGGCCGTGCACTCCCTGTCGAAGCGTTCGAACCTGGCCGGCTACCGCGCCGGCTTCGTCACCGGCGATCCCGCGCTCGTGGCCGATCTGCTGGAGGTGCGCAAGCACGCCGGCCTGATCATGCCGCAGCCGGTGCAGGACGCGATGACGGCCGCCCTGACCGACGACGTCCACGCCGCCGAGCAGAAGGAGCGTTACCGCAGGCGCCGCCAGGTGCTGCGCGAGGCGCTGGAGCGCGCGGGCTTCCGGATCGACCACTCCGAGGCCGGGCTGTACCTGTGGTCCACGCGCGACGAGGACTGCTGGAGCACCGTGGACTGGCTCTCCGAGCGCGGCATCCTGGTGGCTCCCGGGGACTTCTACGGCGAGGCCGGGGCGCGGCACGTGCGGGTCGCGCTGACCGCGACCGACGAGCGGGTCGCCGCCGCGGCCGCACGGCTCACCGTGGCGTGA
- a CDS encoding hemolysin family protein, producing the protein MSPILVSILVVLALILIEALFVASEIALVSLRESQLEAMVQQGRRGQAVAKLVRDQNRWLATVQIGVTLTALLSSAYGAITLSESAKRGLISAGLGKGLAGFVGVVGVTLVITFVTLVIGELAPKRLALQRPEPTARAVAPFLNRMAAVVRPFIFLLSVCTNGVVRLFGGDPDVGREAVSSEELRLMVAGNETLNSDERELIDEIFDAGDRQLREVLVPRTEVTFLDGQLPIRQAARIAASEPHSRYPVIEGSADNVIGFVHVRDFLNPELAGRSIRLEEIARPVKMLPTSKQVLSALSEMRAESTHLAIVVDEYGGTAGIVTLEDLIEELIGDIQDEYDVGQAGTTRLVGGVMEVDGLLNLDDFMDETGIELPDGPYETAAGFIVAQLGRLPALGDEVVVAFDAVPGAHGAGSEDADEDVEREIHRSQLRVAEMDGRRIARIRITRMPEGGAAEAAGADAPADAEGADAPAAEVSVAEAPVAQTPAAEAPAAEAPAGSPESATDITSGDHSNTDGGGQVGQAGAGEEIPGEPDQSEPRI; encoded by the coding sequence GTGAGCCCGATTCTCGTGTCCATCCTGGTCGTCCTGGCGCTGATCCTCATCGAGGCGCTGTTCGTCGCGTCCGAGATCGCGCTCGTTTCGTTGCGTGAGAGCCAGCTGGAGGCCATGGTCCAGCAGGGCCGCCGCGGCCAGGCGGTGGCCAAACTGGTGCGCGACCAGAACCGCTGGCTGGCCACGGTGCAGATCGGCGTCACGCTGACCGCGCTGCTGTCCTCCGCCTACGGCGCGATCACCCTGTCCGAGAGCGCCAAGCGCGGCCTGATCAGCGCCGGCCTCGGCAAGGGCCTGGCCGGGTTCGTCGGCGTCGTCGGCGTCACCCTGGTCATCACCTTCGTGACCCTGGTGATCGGCGAGCTCGCGCCCAAGCGGCTGGCGCTGCAGCGGCCCGAGCCCACGGCGCGCGCGGTCGCGCCGTTCCTGAACCGGATGGCCGCGGTGGTGCGGCCGTTCATCTTCCTGCTCTCGGTGTGCACCAACGGCGTGGTGCGGCTGTTCGGCGGTGACCCCGACGTGGGCCGGGAGGCGGTGTCCTCCGAGGAGCTGCGCCTGATGGTGGCCGGGAACGAGACGCTGAACAGCGACGAGCGCGAGCTGATCGACGAGATCTTCGACGCCGGCGACCGGCAGCTGCGCGAGGTGCTGGTGCCGCGAACCGAGGTCACGTTCCTGGACGGCCAGCTGCCGATCCGGCAGGCGGCCCGGATCGCCGCCTCCGAGCCGCACTCGCGCTACCCGGTGATCGAGGGCTCGGCGGACAACGTCATCGGGTTCGTGCACGTGCGCGACTTCCTGAACCCGGAGCTGGCCGGGCGCTCGATCCGGCTGGAGGAGATCGCCCGGCCGGTGAAGATGCTGCCGACCTCCAAGCAGGTGCTCTCGGCGCTTTCGGAGATGCGCGCGGAGTCCACACACCTGGCGATCGTCGTCGACGAGTACGGCGGCACCGCCGGCATCGTCACCCTGGAGGACCTGATCGAGGAGCTGATCGGCGACATCCAGGACGAGTACGACGTCGGCCAGGCCGGCACCACCCGGCTGGTCGGCGGGGTGATGGAGGTCGACGGCCTGCTGAACCTGGACGACTTCATGGACGAGACCGGGATCGAGCTGCCCGACGGCCCGTACGAGACCGCGGCCGGGTTCATCGTGGCCCAGCTCGGGCGGCTCCCGGCGCTCGGCGACGAGGTGGTGGTCGCCTTTGACGCCGTCCCCGGCGCGCACGGCGCGGGTTCGGAGGACGCCGACGAGGACGTCGAGCGCGAGATCCACCGCTCCCAGCTGCGGGTGGCCGAGATGGACGGCCGGCGCATCGCGCGGATCCGGATCACGCGGATGCCCGAGGGCGGCGCGGCGGAGGCGGCCGGCGCCGATGCTCCCGCCGATGCCGAGGGTGCCGACGCCCCGGCCGCCGAAGTGTCGGTCGCCGAAGCGCCGGTCGCGCAGACGCCCGCCGCCGAAGCCCCCGCCGCCGAGGCACCCGCGGGCAGCCCGGAATCCGCCACAGATATCACCTCCGGTGATCATTCGAACACTGATGGTGGCGGCCAGGTCGGCCAGGCCGGTGCGGGTGAGGAGATCCCGGGAGAACCCGATCAAAGCGAGCCGCGGATCTGA
- the rocD gene encoding ornithine--oxo-acid transaminase produces the protein MIAQSDAHTAHNYHPLPVVIAEADGAWVTDVDGNRYLDMLAGYSALNFGHRNPVLLAATREQLGRVTLTSRAFHHDQFGPFVAELSALCGKEAALPMNSGAEAVETALKTARKWGYQVKGVPEDRAQIITCEGNFHGRTLSIVSFSTDPDARNEFGPFTPGFVSVPYGDASAIEAAITDDTVAILLEPIQGEAGVLVPPDGYLAAVREICTRRGILMMADEIQSGLGRTGYTFACDHEDVVPDVYILGKALGGGILPVSAVVADRDVLGVFHPGEHGSTFGGNPLACAVGRAVVGLLATGEYQERARTLGAHLHQALAKLPTEMVREVRGRGLWAGVDIDPSFGTGREISERLMARGVLAKDTHGSTIRMAPPLVVTAEDLDWAVLQLQSALG, from the coding sequence CTGATCGCGCAGTCCGACGCGCACACCGCGCACAACTACCACCCGCTGCCGGTGGTGATCGCCGAGGCCGACGGAGCCTGGGTGACCGACGTCGACGGCAACCGCTACCTGGACATGCTCGCCGGGTACTCGGCGCTGAACTTCGGGCACCGCAACCCGGTGCTGCTGGCCGCGACCCGCGAGCAGCTGGGCCGGGTGACGCTGACCTCGCGGGCGTTCCACCACGACCAGTTCGGGCCGTTCGTCGCCGAGCTGTCCGCGTTGTGCGGCAAGGAGGCGGCGCTGCCGATGAACTCCGGGGCCGAGGCCGTGGAGACCGCGCTGAAGACCGCCCGCAAGTGGGGGTACCAGGTCAAGGGCGTCCCGGAGGACCGCGCGCAGATCATCACCTGCGAGGGCAACTTCCACGGCCGGACGCTGTCCATCGTGTCGTTCTCCACCGACCCCGACGCGCGCAACGAGTTCGGGCCGTTCACCCCGGGCTTCGTCTCCGTGCCGTACGGCGACGCCTCGGCGATCGAGGCGGCCATCACCGATGACACCGTCGCGATCCTCCTGGAGCCGATCCAGGGCGAGGCCGGCGTCCTGGTGCCGCCGGACGGCTACCTGGCGGCGGTCCGCGAGATCTGCACGCGCCGCGGCATCCTGATGATGGCCGACGAGATCCAGTCCGGGCTGGGGCGGACCGGATACACCTTCGCCTGCGACCACGAGGACGTCGTCCCGGACGTCTACATCCTGGGCAAGGCGCTCGGCGGCGGCATCCTGCCGGTGTCGGCGGTGGTCGCCGACCGCGACGTGCTCGGCGTGTTCCACCCCGGCGAGCACGGCTCCACCTTCGGCGGCAACCCGCTGGCCTGCGCGGTCGGCCGCGCGGTGGTCGGGCTGCTGGCCACCGGCGAGTACCAGGAGCGGGCCCGCACGCTGGGCGCGCACCTGCACCAGGCGCTGGCGAAGCTGCCGACGGAGATGGTGCGCGAGGTCCGCGGGCGCGGGCTGTGGGCGGGCGTCGACATCGACCCCTCGTTCGGCACCGGCCGCGAGATCTCCGAACGCCTGATGGCGCGCGGGGTCCTGGCCAAGGACACCCACGGCTCGACCATCCGCATGGCGCCGCCGCTCGTGGTGACCGCCGAGGACCTGGACTGGGCGGTGCTTCAACTACAGAGCGCTCTGGGTTGA